From a single Prosthecobacter algae genomic region:
- a CDS encoding LptF/LptG family permease, whose amino-acid sequence MVVRIFDRYLGKQVLSATLMGVLLLSGVMVLGNVYKKLDELLGDTQLPLGFVLEFVALIIPFSLIFTIPWAFLTGILLVFGRLSADNELVSLRMTGWSMSRICAAVFALAIGLSSICYWVNVSVSPMAKDRIKRMFFEVALDNPAALFQEGRVLDKVPGFRIHTGKRDGNVLKDLEIVEVEGRLPMRVIHARQATLEMQPGVLDFIMKLEGADIESITYTEDKKVEKIEFVHAGKMAMLFPLSRLKEDTVKVNASMKSTSTLWDEVGSWVDGVTGKKMDDKEHSKSLTELSKRYSFSLACFTFALVGIPLGVTAQRRETSTGFALSLITATVYLVFIILADTLNSKPAAMPHLIMWAPNVLFLGIGGWLFYRLSRR is encoded by the coding sequence ATGGTGGTGCGAATTTTTGACCGTTATCTGGGCAAGCAGGTTCTCTCGGCGACGCTGATGGGCGTGCTGCTGCTCAGTGGCGTGATGGTGCTGGGCAACGTTTACAAGAAGCTGGATGAACTGCTGGGAGACACGCAATTGCCCCTGGGCTTTGTGCTGGAATTTGTCGCCCTGATCATTCCGTTTTCGCTGATTTTCACGATTCCCTGGGCGTTCCTGACGGGCATCCTGCTGGTGTTTGGCCGGCTTTCGGCTGACAATGAACTGGTCTCCCTGCGGATGACGGGCTGGTCCATGTCGCGTATCTGCGCGGCTGTGTTTGCTTTGGCCATCGGACTCTCCAGCATTTGTTACTGGGTGAATGTGAGTGTCTCGCCGATGGCGAAGGACAGGATCAAACGCATGTTTTTTGAGGTGGCTCTGGACAATCCGGCGGCGCTTTTCCAGGAAGGCCGCGTTTTGGACAAGGTGCCGGGCTTTCGCATCCACACGGGCAAGCGGGACGGGAACGTGCTGAAGGACCTGGAGATTGTGGAAGTGGAAGGGCGGCTGCCGATGCGCGTGATCCATGCCCGGCAGGCCACGCTGGAAATGCAGCCCGGCGTGCTGGATTTCATCATGAAGCTGGAAGGGGCGGACATCGAAAGCATCACCTACACCGAAGACAAAAAGGTGGAAAAGATCGAGTTCGTCCATGCCGGGAAGATGGCCATGCTGTTTCCCCTTTCGCGCCTGAAGGAGGACACCGTGAAGGTGAATGCCAGCATGAAGTCCACCAGCACCCTGTGGGACGAGGTGGGAAGCTGGGTGGATGGGGTGACGGGCAAAAAAATGGATGACAAGGAGCACAGCAAATCCCTGACGGAGCTGAGCAAACGCTACAGCTTCTCGCTGGCGTGCTTCACCTTTGCGCTGGTGGGGATTCCGCTGGGGGTCACGGCCCAGCGCCGCGAGACCTCCACGGGCTTTGCACTGAGCCTGATCACGGCCACGGTGTATCTGGTTTTCATCATTCTGGCGGATACGCTGAACAGCAAACCTGCCGCCATGCCGCACCTGATCATGTGGGCACCGAACGTTCTGTTTCTGGGCATTGGCGGCTGGCTCTTTTACCGTCTGAGCCGCCGCTAA
- a CDS encoding sugar ABC transporter substrate-binding protein: MKNRLRLWLSLGGLASVLLAGCGGEGPVKTQIEEARKVVFLSARGERPFETGQRNLLARLTANDARYQIQILDAGFSAETQRRQFQEAMAQAPYAIVLDALETAGLESDVRAAVAKGVQVIGLGESSVPLGCTSVLVADQKKLGQLAGELVVKALKAKAADAGQGEAAGRVVEIRGDDESLISQQRHEGFEAALKAAPGVILVHDAPGEWSLAGGRDRAADALRLQQSFDIVYAHNDLMALGAAATLKDRRENVMIIGTDGFRGREGGMTLVGDGEIDATVYQPLLVDFAWVLLKKMAETPGFQPKTRYEMPLRTILPKDVDDIRRNGLPKYPEF; the protein is encoded by the coding sequence ATGAAAAACCGTCTTCGTCTGTGGTTGTCCTTGGGTGGGCTTGCGTCTGTGCTGCTGGCTGGCTGTGGTGGCGAGGGGCCGGTGAAGACGCAGATCGAGGAGGCCCGCAAGGTCGTCTTTCTTTCGGCGCGCGGAGAGCGGCCTTTTGAAACCGGGCAGCGGAATCTGCTGGCGCGGCTGACGGCCAATGATGCCCGTTATCAGATCCAGATCCTGGATGCCGGGTTCAGCGCTGAGACCCAGCGGCGGCAATTTCAGGAAGCCATGGCCCAGGCTCCGTATGCCATTGTGCTGGATGCGCTGGAAACCGCCGGGCTGGAGAGCGATGTGCGCGCTGCTGTGGCGAAAGGTGTGCAGGTGATCGGGCTGGGGGAAAGCAGTGTGCCCCTGGGCTGCACCTCCGTGCTGGTGGCCGATCAAAAAAAGCTGGGGCAACTGGCGGGTGAGCTGGTGGTGAAGGCCCTGAAGGCCAAAGCGGCAGATGCGGGGCAGGGAGAGGCGGCGGGGCGCGTGGTCGAGATCCGCGGAGACGACGAAAGCCTGATCAGCCAGCAGCGGCATGAAGGCTTTGAAGCTGCCCTAAAAGCGGCACCTGGGGTCATCCTGGTGCATGATGCGCCCGGGGAATGGAGCCTGGCCGGTGGGCGCGACCGGGCCGCAGATGCGCTGCGGCTGCAGCAGAGTTTTGACATCGTCTATGCTCACAATGATCTCATGGCCCTGGGGGCTGCTGCGACCCTGAAGGATCGCCGGGAAAATGTCATGATCATCGGGACGGACGGCTTTCGCGGGCGCGAAGGCGGCATGACCCTGGTGGGAGACGGGGAGATTGACGCGACGGTTTATCAGCCGCTGCTGGTGGACTTTGCCTGGGTGCTGCTGAAGAAGATGGCGGAAACGCCCGGCTTTCAGCCGAAAACCCGTTATGAGATGCCCCTGCGCACCATTTTGCCCAAAGATGTGGACGACATCCGCCGGAACGGCCTGCCCAAGTACCCGGAGTTTTGA